The following are encoded together in the Arcobacter aquimarinus genome:
- a CDS encoding metal ABC transporter ATP-binding protein, producing the protein MELITISNLSYKYHKTEVLENINLKINNDDFLAIIGPNGGGKSTLLKLILGLLTTQDGNIEKKIKNNQVGYVPQNTNLNIDFPITALEIVLMGHISSKKRLFGYSKEDIACAMASLKQVGMKEFANRKVGDLSGGQRQRVFIARALCSNPKVMLLDEPTASIDVKGQREIYELLKELNKSICIVVVSHDISVLLNYAKNVAHINKNLVYHSLENIEKNINTQNDHLCEVELLSALGKSHVCCDHTH; encoded by the coding sequence GTGGAATTAATAACTATAAGTAATCTATCTTATAAATATCATAAAACAGAAGTATTAGAAAATATAAATTTAAAGATAAATAACGATGATTTTTTAGCAATAATTGGTCCAAATGGTGGAGGAAAATCTACTTTATTGAAACTAATTTTAGGATTGCTAACTACACAAGATGGAAATATAGAAAAAAAAATAAAAAATAATCAAGTGGGATATGTACCTCAAAATACAAATTTAAATATAGATTTTCCTATTACTGCTTTAGAAATAGTTTTAATGGGACATATAAGTTCAAAAAAAAGGTTGTTTGGATATTCAAAGGAAGATATAGCTTGTGCCATGGCTTCTTTAAAACAAGTGGGAATGAAAGAGTTTGCAAATAGGAAAGTTGGTGATTTAAGTGGAGGTCAAAGGCAAAGGGTTTTTATAGCACGAGCTTTATGTTCAAATCCAAAAGTTATGTTACTTGATGAACCAACTGCAAGCATTGATGTAAAAGGTCAAAGGGAGATTTATGAGTTATTAAAAGAGCTTAATAAATCTATTTGCATAGTGGTTGTTAGTCATGATATTTCAGTTTTATTAAACTATGCAAAAAATGTTGCCCATATAAATAAAAACTTAGTTTATCACTCTTTAGAAAATATAGAAAAAAATATAAATACACAAAATGATCATTTATGCGAAGTAGAACTTTTATCAGCTTTAGGTAAATCTCATGTTTGTTGTGATCATACTCATTAA
- a CDS encoding metal ABC transporter permease, with translation MLEVLQYNFIQNALIAGVLISIAAGIIGSLVVVNKITFLTGGIAHSSYGGIGLAIYLGIPVLFGATVFAVITAIIIAIITLKNRTRIDAIIGMMWASGMAIGIIFVDLTPGYNVDLMSYLFGSIVAVSNEDIYYMTILDIFIIGIVVYFYKEILAVSYDSEFASLRGINVKFFYTLILILAALCVVAAIKAVGLILVIALLTIPTYLAETFASKLSSMMIISSILATIFTILGLVVSYLYDISSGASIIMVAVLVLAVVKVLKMKK, from the coding sequence ATGTTAGAAGTTTTACAATATAATTTTATTCAAAATGCTTTAATAGCAGGAGTATTAATCTCAATAGCAGCAGGAATTATAGGAAGTTTAGTAGTTGTAAACAAGATTACATTTTTAACAGGTGGAATTGCACATAGCTCTTATGGAGGAATTGGTCTTGCTATTTATTTAGGAATTCCTGTACTTTTTGGAGCAACAGTGTTTGCTGTTATAACTGCAATTATAATTGCAATAATAACTTTAAAAAATAGAACACGAATAGATGCAATTATAGGTATGATGTGGGCAAGTGGAATGGCTATTGGTATTATCTTTGTGGATTTAACACCTGGATATAATGTGGATTTAATGTCATATTTATTTGGAAGTATAGTTGCTGTTTCAAATGAAGATATTTATTATATGACTATTTTAGATATATTTATTATAGGAATAGTTGTTTATTTTTATAAAGAGATTTTAGCAGTCTCTTATGATAGTGAATTTGCAAGTTTACGTGGAATAAATGTAAAGTTTTTTTATACTTTGATTTTAATTTTAGCAGCTTTATGTGTAGTTGCTGCAATTAAAGCTGTGGGATTAATCCTTGTAATTGCACTTTTAACAATACCTACATATCTTGCGGAAACTTTTGCTTCAAAACTTTCAAGTATGATGATAATAAGTTCTATTTTAGCTACAATTTTTACTATTTTAGGACTTGTTGTTTCATATCTTTATGATATTAGCTCGGGTGCGAGTATTATTATGGTTGCTGTTTTGGTTTTGGCTGTTGTAAAAGTTCTAAAAATGAAAAAATAA